Genomic window (Akkermansiaceae bacterium):
TCACGGGAAGCGGTCGCGGAGGTGATGGGCTACCGCTTCAGCGGCTTCATCGCCTGGTGGATGTGGCGCACCATCTACCTGGCCAAACTACCCGGCACCGCGCGGAAGCTCCGCGTGATCTTCGACTGGACCTTCGAGCTGCTCTTTCCCCGCGACCTCGCCCTGCCCGTCGCCGCAACCCCGGACCCCATGCCCTCCGTCCACTTCGAAGCGGGCGAAACCTTCATCGAAAAAGGCGACGTCTGCCGTGCCTACCTCATGGTCCGGTCAGGCCTCATCGCCGCCACCGCCACCGGGGAGGAAGACCGCCACTACGGCCCCGGCAGCATCATCGACCAGACGGAAACCGAAAACGGCCTCTGGAAACGCAACCTCACCGCCGTGGAAAGCACCGATGCCATCGTCTTCCGCGGCCGCATGCTGGAACTCCTGAAAGGAGGCGTGCGGCTGGTGGGGGCCACGCCACTGGAAGCGGGTGGCTGAGGAGGAAGGAACGCGCCGACCTCCGGAGGCTGGGAGCGCTGGTCTTCAGACCGGCATCTTCGCTTCATATCGCCGGTCTGAAGACCGGCGCTCCCAGCGGCCAGCCAGCTTCAGCCTCTCACCTCCGCCATGATCCAGCGGCCATAGGCTTCCGAGACATCCTCGATGCGGAGGGCCACAACCTCCGGCACATCATAAGGGTGGAGGGAAAGCAGCTCATCCCGCAGCGCGGGGAAGCCCGCCGCGGTGGTTTTGAAAATGGCCATCACTTCGCCCTCCGTTTCGACCTTTCCCTGCCAGC
Coding sequences:
- a CDS encoding divalent-cation tolerance protein CutA, which encodes MDLLLVISTFPDEEKARQIGTLLVEKQLAACVNLLPGVTSIYRWQGKVETEGEVMAIFKTTAAGFPALRDELLSLHPYDVPEVVALRIEDVSEAYGRWIMAEVRG